The following are encoded together in the Deinococcus roseus genome:
- a CDS encoding nucleoside hydrolase, with product MTHRILLDCDPGHDDAIAIFLALSSPEIELLGITATHGNVGIEHTVRNALVLTQLAGTETPVYAGAALPIIRDPIQATRVHGKTGLQATGLPEPARAPESLHAAQAIVEIVRANPHEITLVATGPLSNVALAFRLDPELPTLIKKLVWMGGSTTYGNVTPSAEFNAFADPHAAYIVFNSGIKVHQFGLNLTLQVLVKEEHIQVLQAINTEVGRISAELMGHYVQFYRERYNLDGAALHDPCTIAYLIDPTLFSGQEYHVQVDIQEGPNFGRTVCDYWGGQGPANTWVATEANSEEVMSLILDRLATLK from the coding sequence ATGACACACCGCATTCTGCTGGATTGTGACCCTGGACATGACGATGCCATTGCCATTTTTCTGGCCCTCAGCAGCCCTGAAATTGAACTGCTGGGCATCACGGCCACCCACGGCAATGTGGGCATCGAGCATACGGTGAGAAATGCCCTGGTGCTGACCCAGCTGGCTGGAACAGAGACCCCTGTTTATGCAGGGGCGGCCCTGCCCATCATCCGGGATCCGATCCAGGCCACCCGGGTGCATGGCAAAACAGGACTGCAGGCCACCGGACTTCCTGAACCTGCACGTGCCCCTGAATCCCTGCATGCTGCGCAGGCCATTGTGGAGATTGTGCGGGCCAACCCCCATGAAATCACCCTGGTGGCCACCGGACCTCTCAGCAATGTGGCCCTGGCCTTCAGGTTGGACCCTGAACTCCCTACACTGATCAAAAAGCTTGTCTGGATGGGAGGCAGCACCACTTACGGCAATGTCACCCCCAGTGCAGAATTCAATGCTTTTGCAGATCCCCATGCGGCTTACATCGTGTTCAACTCGGGGATCAAGGTGCACCAGTTTGGCCTGAACCTGACTTTGCAGGTGCTGGTCAAAGAAGAGCACATCCAGGTTTTGCAGGCCATCAACACCGAGGTGGGCCGGATCAGTGCAGAGCTGATGGGCCATTACGTGCAGTTTTACCGGGAACGCTACAACCTGGATGGTGCGGCTTTGCATGATCCCTGCACCATTGCCTACCTGATCGATCCCACCCTGTTTTCGGGTCAGGAATACCACGTGCAGGTGGACATTCAGGAAGGCCCCAATTTTGGCCGCACCGTGTGCGATTACTGGGGGGGCCAAGGGCCTGCCAACACCTGGGTGGCCACCGAAGCCAACAGCGAGGAAGTCATGTCCCTGATTCTGGACCGTCTGGCCACACTCAAATAA
- a CDS encoding trimeric intracellular cation channel family protein, whose protein sequence is MTLDQSLYLLNLLGVFVFSLTGSFIAIRRKLDLYGVIVLGCVTAVGGGSIRDALTGTAPPIYLRDETFLWVAILGAVVAFAFPRLERFERTLSAFDTAGLALFAVSGALGGIQMHFGVLGVIFVGTLSGVGGGIVRDVLVGDVPSVLYRNNEIYATAAAAGALTVYLLHERLPVLEGQLLGIFVVVALRWLSRRGFLKLPVRST, encoded by the coding sequence ATGACGCTGGACCAGAGCCTTTATCTCCTCAACTTGCTGGGTGTGTTTGTGTTCAGCCTGACCGGATCTTTCATTGCCATTCGCAGGAAACTGGATCTGTATGGGGTGATTGTGCTGGGCTGTGTGACCGCAGTGGGCGGGGGCAGCATCCGGGATGCCCTCACAGGCACGGCCCCTCCCATCTACCTGCGTGATGAAACCTTTCTGTGGGTGGCGATTCTGGGGGCGGTGGTGGCTTTCGCGTTTCCCAGACTGGAACGGTTTGAACGCACCCTCAGTGCTTTTGACACGGCTGGACTGGCCCTGTTTGCAGTTTCTGGTGCTCTGGGTGGCATTCAAATGCATTTCGGGGTGCTGGGGGTGATCTTTGTGGGGACCCTCTCAGGTGTGGGAGGAGGAATTGTGCGGGATGTGCTGGTGGGTGATGTGCCCAGTGTGCTGTACCGCAACAATGAAATTTACGCCACTGCAGCGGCAGCAGGTGCCCTGACCGTTTACCTGCTGCATGAAAGGCTGCCGGTGCTGGAGGGCCAACTGCTGGGCATCTTTGTGGTGGTGGCGCTTCGCTGGCTGTCCAGAAGGGGCTTTCTGAAGCTTCCGGTGCGCAGCACTTGA
- a CDS encoding PEGA domain-containing protein: MKRALLAIAGGLIVSQALAVPQISPQRIIVNPVETELKVNVWVDKAPNNPNATPDYFPGENIKISTKVNQDAYVYLFNVDPEGHVDLILPNKYASGDNFLKANTTKVFPGENDGFTYEIAAPYGVNKVLALASKTALDLNTLAKFQSNQGFATVSATSQNQLAQKLSIIVKPIPQESWITATAYYNVARPGSTQVEETGNLKVDANVDGAAVYVDGNKVGNTPTTIANLTTGTHNVRITANGYTDYSSTVTIRANQSTNLNVTLRREVRSGNVAVNTNVAADVYLNGKLYGRSDLTVRDLPEGTYTLKLVANGYETYNSSVTVRDGQTTAVNVTLQAVRYSVRVTSNVNGALVFVNGKQAGTIQNGAASFNLAPDNYEIVVIAPGYYVKSARLNLGSNSNIDFDLTRIQ; this comes from the coding sequence ATGAAACGAGCACTTTTAGCCATTGCAGGTGGACTGATTGTCAGTCAGGCCCTCGCCGTACCACAAATCAGCCCCCAGCGCATCATCGTCAACCCCGTGGAAACCGAATTGAAAGTCAATGTCTGGGTGGACAAAGCCCCCAACAACCCCAACGCCACCCCTGACTACTTCCCCGGTGAAAACATCAAGATTTCCACCAAGGTCAATCAGGACGCTTACGTGTACCTGTTCAACGTGGACCCTGAAGGCCATGTGGATTTGATCCTCCCCAACAAATACGCCAGTGGCGACAACTTCCTGAAAGCCAACACCACCAAAGTGTTCCCTGGTGAAAACGACGGCTTCACCTATGAAATCGCTGCACCTTATGGCGTCAACAAGGTGCTGGCCCTGGCCAGCAAAACCGCTCTGGACCTCAACACCCTGGCCAAATTCCAGAGCAACCAGGGCTTTGCCACCGTCAGTGCCACCAGCCAGAACCAGCTGGCCCAGAAACTTTCCATCATCGTGAAACCCATTCCCCAGGAAAGCTGGATCACCGCCACCGCTTACTACAATGTGGCCCGTCCTGGCAGCACCCAGGTTGAAGAAACCGGCAACCTGAAGGTGGATGCCAACGTGGATGGCGCAGCAGTCTATGTGGACGGCAACAAGGTCGGAAACACCCCCACCACCATTGCCAACCTGACCACCGGCACCCACAATGTGCGCATCACCGCCAATGGTTACACCGACTACAGCTCCACCGTGACCATCCGGGCCAACCAGTCCACCAACCTGAACGTCACCCTGCGCCGTGAAGTGCGTTCTGGCAACGTGGCTGTCAACACCAATGTGGCTGCAGATGTGTACCTGAACGGCAAGCTGTATGGCCGCTCTGACCTCACCGTGCGTGACCTGCCCGAAGGCACCTACACCCTGAAGCTGGTTGCCAATGGCTACGAAACCTACAACAGCAGCGTGACCGTGCGTGATGGCCAGACCACCGCTGTGAACGTCACCCTGCAGGCCGTGCGTTACAGTGTTCGCGTCACCAGCAACGTCAATGGCGCTCTGGTCTTCGTGAACGGCAAGCAGGCTGGAACCATCCAGAACGGTGCAGCTTCCTTCAATCTGGCCCCCGACAACTACGAAATCGTGGTCATCGCCCCCGGTTACTACGTGAAGTCTGCCCGACTGAACCTGGGTTCCAACAGCAACATCGACTTCGACCTGACCCGCATCCAGTAA
- a CDS encoding peptide deformylase: MIYPIRLYGDPVLRQKARAITDFTQTVQVPGFEPTTLVKLAENMLDTMYNAHGVGIAAPQIGLGIRMFVMAEYADDEEEGEEAEQDPRARSKVVRELVVVNPVLEALNKKKNKNSQEGCLSVPGIYEEGIARFSEMRLTYQDAEGNTHEEENEDFIARVWQHENDHLNGKFFLDHLPKHITDDHRTELAIMQRKAKSFLKELKDKGW, translated from the coding sequence ATGATCTATCCCATTCGACTTTACGGAGACCCGGTTCTGCGCCAGAAAGCCAGGGCCATCACAGACTTCACCCAGACCGTGCAGGTGCCCGGATTTGAACCCACCACCCTGGTCAAACTGGCTGAAAACATGCTGGACACCATGTACAACGCCCATGGGGTGGGCATTGCCGCCCCCCAGATTGGGCTGGGCATCCGCATGTTCGTGATGGCTGAATACGCCGACGACGAAGAAGAAGGCGAGGAAGCCGAACAGGACCCCCGTGCCCGCTCCAAGGTGGTGCGTGAACTCGTGGTGGTCAACCCGGTTCTGGAAGCCCTCAACAAGAAGAAAAACAAGAACTCCCAGGAAGGCTGCCTTTCCGTTCCCGGCATCTATGAGGAGGGCATCGCCCGCTTTTCAGAAATGCGCCTCACCTACCAGGATGCAGAGGGCAACACCCACGAAGAAGAAAACGAGGACTTCATCGCACGGGTCTGGCAGCACGAAAATGACCACCTGAACGGCAAATTCTTTCTGGACCACCTGCCCAAGCACATCACCGATGACCACCGCACCGAACTGGCCATCATGCAGCGCAAGGCCAAGTCTTTCCTGAAAGAACTCAAAGACAAGGGCTGGTGA
- a CDS encoding cyclase family protein, with protein MDTVRIMGRNARIIDLSDTLSNDTQAFEPNQHDIRYIDHVLGLTLGAQVFGLTLEQVTKAVPRGYAWAVEQVTLSTHSGTHVDAPYHYGPTMQDGTPTRTIDQVPLSWCVGDGVKLDFTSRAAGEGITAQDIKQELSRISCTLKPGDIVLIHTGASRFFKEKGYDQRHAGLTREATQFLVQRGVKLIGIDAWGLDRPFNVTFPEAMQGKTEFWESHFYGLEEEYCQIEKLCNLENIPVSQGFTVMALPYKIQGASSGWTRAVALVPEP; from the coding sequence ATGGACACAGTGCGCATCATGGGCAGAAACGCCCGCATCATTGACCTCAGTGACACCCTCAGCAACGACACCCAGGCCTTTGAACCCAACCAGCACGACATCCGTTACATTGACCACGTTCTGGGCCTGACCCTGGGGGCGCAGGTGTTTGGCCTGACCCTGGAACAGGTCACAAAAGCCGTTCCCAGAGGGTATGCCTGGGCAGTGGAGCAGGTGACCCTTTCCACCCACTCAGGCACCCACGTGGACGCGCCTTACCACTATGGCCCCACAATGCAGGACGGCACCCCCACCCGCACCATCGATCAGGTGCCTCTGAGCTGGTGTGTGGGCGATGGGGTCAAGCTGGATTTCACCTCCAGAGCAGCAGGGGAAGGGATCACAGCACAGGACATCAAGCAAGAATTGTCCCGCATTTCCTGCACTTTAAAACCTGGAGACATCGTGCTGATTCACACGGGAGCCTCCCGGTTCTTCAAAGAAAAAGGGTATGACCAGAGGCACGCTGGCCTGACCCGCGAAGCCACACAGTTCCTGGTCCAGAGGGGCGTCAAACTGATTGGCATTGATGCCTGGGGTCTGGATCGGCCTTTCAATGTCACTTTTCCAGAAGCCATGCAGGGCAAAACCGAATTCTGGGAGTCCCATTTTTATGGTCTGGAAGAGGAGTACTGCCAGATTGAGAAGCTCTGCAACCTGGAAAACATTCCGGTGTCTCAGGGGTTCACGGTGATGGCATTGCCTTACAAAATCCAGGGGGCCAGCAGCGGATGGACGCGGGCTGTGGCACTGGTTCCCGAACCTTGA
- the hemL gene encoding glutamate-1-semialdehyde 2,1-aminomutase, producing the protein MTEKSRWLYETAQRVIPGGVNSPVRAFKSVGGSPRFIQSAFGAYLIDADGNRLIDYIGSWGPMILGHQHSHVLASIQSALTEGVSFGAPNAREVELAMMVTKLTRTEKVRFVSSGTEATMSALRLARAVTGRDYILKFRGNYHGHADGLLVEAGSGLMTNEQKLQARSAPSSAGVPQAYAGLTLVADYNDPEGLQQILQDKGNMIAAIIFEPVVGNAGVLVPTAEFIDVLHSAKEHGILLIADEVMTGFRLSLGGATERLGLKPDILTWGKIIGGGLPVGAYGASAEIMDFVSPMGPVYQAGTLSGNPLAMAAGIGTLQMLRDNPDIYEKLEDYTERLEQGLLMAAAQAGISVCVNRIGSMLTMFFTEGPVQTYQDAVRSDTRLFALWFHEMLNRGVYWAPSQFESIFVSAAHNERTLEHTLQAAASAFLALKTQQQG; encoded by the coding sequence ATGACCGAAAAGTCACGCTGGCTGTACGAAACCGCCCAGAGAGTCATTCCCGGAGGGGTCAATTCTCCGGTTCGCGCCTTCAAATCGGTGGGCGGGAGTCCCCGCTTCATTCAAAGTGCTTTTGGGGCCTACCTGATCGATGCCGATGGCAACCGCCTGATCGATTACATCGGCTCGTGGGGTCCCATGATTCTGGGACACCAGCATTCCCATGTGCTGGCCTCCATCCAGTCTGCCCTCACCGAGGGGGTCAGTTTCGGAGCCCCCAATGCCCGTGAAGTGGAGCTGGCCATGATGGTCACAAAGCTCACCAGGACCGAGAAGGTGCGCTTTGTGAGCAGTGGCACCGAGGCCACCATGAGCGCTTTAAGGCTGGCCCGTGCCGTCACCGGGCGGGATTACATTCTGAAGTTCAGGGGCAACTACCACGGGCATGCAGATGGTTTGCTGGTGGAAGCAGGCAGTGGCCTGATGACCAACGAGCAGAAACTGCAAGCCAGGAGTGCTCCCTCTTCTGCTGGTGTGCCGCAGGCTTATGCTGGCCTGACCCTGGTGGCGGACTACAACGACCCTGAAGGCCTGCAGCAGATCTTGCAAGACAAAGGCAACATGATTGCAGCCATCATCTTTGAACCGGTGGTGGGGAATGCGGGTGTGCTGGTGCCCACTGCAGAATTCATTGATGTGCTGCACTCTGCGAAAGAACATGGGATCCTGCTGATTGCCGATGAGGTCATGACCGGGTTCCGTCTGTCCCTGGGTGGGGCCACCGAACGGCTGGGTCTGAAGCCAGACATCCTCACATGGGGCAAGATCATTGGTGGGGGCCTGCCTGTGGGCGCTTACGGGGCCAGCGCAGAGATCATGGATTTTGTGAGCCCCATGGGTCCGGTTTATCAGGCAGGAACGCTCAGTGGCAACCCTCTGGCCATGGCAGCTGGAATTGGCACCCTGCAAATGTTAAGGGACAACCCCGACATCTACGAAAAACTGGAAGACTACACCGAGCGCCTGGAACAGGGGTTGCTGATGGCAGCCGCCCAGGCGGGCATCAGCGTATGCGTGAACCGCATTGGCAGTATGCTCACCATGTTCTTCACCGAAGGCCCGGTGCAGACCTATCAGGACGCCGTGCGCAGCGACACCCGCCTCTTTGCCCTGTGGTTCCATGAAATGCTGAACCGGGGCGTGTACTGGGCCCCCAGCCAATTTGAAAGCATCTTCGTCAGTGCTGCCCACAATGAAAGAACCTTAGAGCACACCCTGCAAGCGGCCGCCAGTGCCTTCCTGGCCCTGAAAACACAGCAACAAGGGTAA
- the dnaX gene encoding DNA polymerase III subunit gamma/tau, whose protein sequence is MAIYQKARPVTWTEVVGQEHVRDVLMSALEKGRIGHAYLFSGPRGVGKTTTARLIAMTVNCESEFKPCGECQSCRLIKSGSHPDVVEIDAASNNSVDDVRDLREKVGLASMRGGKKVYILDEAHMMSRGAFNALLKTLEEPPEHVIFILATTEPEKILPTILSRCQHYRFRRLSEQEIAGKLQRLCDQEAVSYEMGALLLIGRLADGAMRDGESLLERMLSGGEAVTLGAVEMALGLPPGERMLGLARSLLLADAETVLRLAGELYREGFAARTVVEQTKVSLRNLLHAHLGLAGGNHEALEVGQALKLLASLDEQDQRFSRQADLLALEMAFTHAMLSTENAASNSGGGSAQVPPDLMRRLQSLEQSVQQLRQGRPVAAAPVSQGQPAPQESRSANTSSAPQTQAAPPSNGTWHDVLRLADIKMRAFLKPAQASFEGGSLIITISSKFHGAQVISKFDELADLVSKVFGEIPFEVVTPDSSKKKSGKGMMSPPPQQRVEMQPVAQVLQNAPQVQPVPASEPRTQPVPAPIEQASPAPWEAPATPSVSPAAQPQSAPAQPLGRTTQKARGFFEDGPAKKPEPVAPAQATQTAPPAPTRSTSAPVQQPDLPPLPTEHEVLDQAPVFDDLPFPDEDFGAQETQQPQKARKQGSGFQHPLYDTVQQLFPHRVREVGVLKTRAPEEDSEPSEAEPSEE, encoded by the coding sequence ATGGCGATTTACCAGAAAGCGAGACCCGTCACCTGGACAGAAGTGGTCGGACAGGAACACGTCCGGGACGTGCTGATGAGTGCACTGGAGAAGGGGCGCATCGGGCATGCTTACCTGTTCAGTGGGCCTCGGGGGGTGGGCAAAACCACCACCGCCCGTCTGATTGCCATGACCGTAAACTGCGAAAGTGAATTCAAGCCCTGCGGGGAGTGCCAGAGTTGCCGCCTGATCAAGAGTGGATCCCACCCCGATGTGGTGGAAATTGATGCGGCCAGCAACAACAGCGTGGACGATGTGCGGGATCTGCGGGAAAAAGTGGGGCTGGCCAGCATGCGGGGCGGCAAAAAAGTCTACATCCTGGACGAAGCCCACATGATGTCCCGTGGTGCGTTCAATGCCCTCTTGAAAACCCTGGAAGAACCCCCGGAGCACGTGATCTTCATTCTGGCCACCACCGAGCCTGAGAAAATCCTGCCCACCATCCTCTCCCGCTGCCAGCATTACCGCTTCAGGCGGCTCAGTGAGCAGGAAATTGCTGGAAAGCTGCAACGCCTGTGCGATCAGGAAGCGGTGTCCTACGAGATGGGCGCGTTGCTCCTGATTGGTCGTCTGGCCGATGGAGCCATGCGTGACGGAGAGAGCCTGCTGGAACGCATGCTCAGCGGAGGCGAGGCTGTCACACTCGGAGCCGTGGAAATGGCCCTGGGCCTTCCTCCCGGAGAGCGCATGCTGGGACTGGCCCGTTCCCTGCTGCTCGCGGATGCCGAAACCGTGCTGCGTCTGGCCGGAGAACTGTACCGTGAGGGTTTTGCAGCCCGTACGGTGGTGGAACAGACCAAAGTGTCCCTCAGAAACCTGCTCCATGCCCATCTGGGCCTTGCTGGAGGCAACCATGAAGCGCTGGAGGTCGGTCAGGCCCTCAAATTGCTGGCCTCACTGGACGAGCAGGACCAGCGTTTTTCCAGACAGGCCGATCTGCTGGCCCTGGAAATGGCCTTCACCCATGCCATGCTGAGCACCGAAAATGCAGCCAGCAACTCTGGCGGAGGGTCTGCACAGGTGCCCCCGGACCTGATGCGCCGCCTGCAAAGCCTGGAGCAGTCCGTCCAGCAGCTCAGGCAGGGCAGACCTGTTGCAGCAGCACCTGTCAGTCAGGGACAGCCTGCCCCTCAGGAATCCCGCTCTGCAAACACCAGCAGTGCACCCCAGACCCAGGCTGCACCTCCGTCCAACGGCACCTGGCATGATGTGCTCAGGCTGGCAGACATCAAAATGCGGGCTTTTTTAAAACCTGCCCAGGCCAGTTTTGAGGGGGGAAGCCTGATCATCACCATCTCCTCCAAATTCCACGGGGCACAGGTGATCAGCAAATTTGATGAACTTGCCGATCTGGTCAGCAAGGTGTTTGGGGAGATTCCCTTTGAAGTGGTGACCCCGGACAGCAGTAAAAAAAAGTCCGGTAAGGGGATGATGTCTCCCCCACCACAGCAAAGGGTTGAAATGCAGCCTGTGGCCCAGGTTTTGCAAAATGCACCGCAGGTCCAGCCTGTTCCTGCTTCGGAACCCAGAACCCAGCCTGTGCCTGCCCCCATAGAGCAAGCCAGCCCTGCTCCCTGGGAGGCACCTGCAACACCCTCTGTTTCACCAGCAGCACAACCTCAATCAGCACCAGCACAGCCACTGGGCCGAACCACCCAGAAAGCCAGAGGGTTTTTTGAGGATGGTCCAGCAAAAAAGCCTGAACCGGTGGCCCCTGCACAGGCCACCCAGACCGCACCTCCTGCTCCCACACGGTCCACATCTGCTCCGGTGCAACAACCGGATTTGCCTCCCCTGCCCACCGAACATGAGGTGCTGGATCAGGCCCCGGTCTTTGATGACCTGCCTTTTCCAGACGAGGATTTTGGTGCTCAGGAAACCCAGCAACCCCAGAAAGCCAGAAAGCAGGGATCGGGATTTCAGCATCCCCTTTACGACACTGTGCAACAGCTGTTCCCCCACCGGGTCCGTGAGGTGGGTGTTTTGAAAACCCGTGCCCCCGAGGAGGACAGTGAACCCTCCGAGGCTGAACCTTCCGAAGAGTAA
- a CDS encoding CoA-binding protein → MPELTQIKDIVKVLQTSKVVAVVGFHPDTSKPAHYVPEYLHRRGYKIIPVNPALAGRHLSFFGHKACATLAEITEPVDVVEVFRRSDKVGDHLQDILAMNPKPKTVWLQLGIRNDEVAQQLIQQGIQVIQDRCMLADHRQYL, encoded by the coding sequence ATGCCTGAACTGACCCAGATCAAGGACATCGTGAAGGTGCTGCAGACCAGCAAGGTGGTGGCGGTGGTGGGCTTTCATCCAGACACCAGCAAACCTGCCCATTACGTGCCTGAGTACCTGCACCGCAGGGGATACAAGATCATTCCGGTCAATCCCGCGCTGGCAGGACGCCATTTGAGTTTTTTCGGGCACAAAGCCTGTGCCACCCTCGCAGAGATCACCGAGCCTGTGGATGTGGTGGAGGTGTTCAGGCGCTCTGACAAAGTGGGTGACCACCTGCAGGACATCCTGGCCATGAACCCAAAACCCAAAACCGTGTGGCTGCAACTGGGCATCCGCAACGATGAGGTGGCCCAGCAGCTCATTCAGCAGGGCATTCAGGTGATTCAGGACCGCTGCATGCTGGCAGACCACCGGCAATACCTTTAG
- a CDS encoding CdaR family protein, with the protein MMRLITHKLPQKIISLVLAVVVYLVATADQRSTSERSFEVPVQVVDTSASASQRDVSDIPKTIRVTLSGPLNRLETLEADRIEVNLDVSNVPTGRFQSKLEVTEPSGTTLVNYTPQVISGLIDQVITVRLPIRITHLNASDNEMFRFTSNPEQVQVTGPQNRVESITNVVTQPANYQENTIRQVNVIPIDAQGHEVQEVTMAPRSVQVTRIDQGSLPIKTVPIKLAPQDGKFQVVRATFNPRTVRVLGTPENLGKIESVQATVPLKEGTYTTQAQLNLPEGYTALDRITVTLSVKAK; encoded by the coding sequence ATGATGCGCCTGATCACCCACAAACTGCCCCAGAAGATCATCTCTCTGGTGCTGGCGGTGGTGGTGTATCTGGTGGCCACAGCAGACCAGCGCTCCACCAGTGAACGCAGCTTCGAGGTGCCCGTGCAGGTTGTAGACACCTCAGCCAGTGCCTCCCAGCGGGATGTCTCAGACATTCCCAAAACCATCCGGGTGACCCTCAGCGGCCCACTCAACCGCCTGGAAACCCTGGAAGCAGACCGCATCGAGGTGAACCTGGACGTCAGCAACGTCCCCACCGGACGTTTTCAGAGCAAACTGGAAGTCACAGAGCCTTCCGGCACCACCCTGGTCAATTACACCCCCCAGGTGATTTCTGGACTGATTGATCAGGTGATCACCGTGCGTTTGCCCATCCGCATCACCCACCTGAATGCCTCAGACAACGAGATGTTCAGGTTCACCAGCAACCCCGAACAGGTGCAGGTGACTGGACCACAAAATCGGGTGGAGAGCATCACCAACGTGGTCACCCAGCCGGCCAATTACCAGGAAAACACCATCCGTCAGGTGAACGTGATCCCCATTGATGCGCAGGGCCATGAAGTGCAGGAAGTGACCATGGCCCCCCGAAGCGTGCAGGTGACACGCATTGATCAGGGCAGCCTGCCCATCAAAACGGTGCCCATCAAACTGGCCCCTCAGGACGGCAAATTCCAGGTGGTGCGGGCCACTTTCAATCCCAGAACCGTCAGGGTCCTTGGCACCCCAGAGAATCTCGGTAAGATAGAATCCGTGCAGGCCACCGTGCCCCTCAAAGAAGGCACCTACACCACCCAGGCCCAGCTGAATCTGCCCGAGGGTTACACTGCGCTGGACCGCATCACGGTCACCCTCAGTGTCAAAGCCAAATAA
- the cdaA gene encoding diadenylate cyclase CdaA, with amino-acid sequence MFSWLTGAKDLLDILLVATLIYQGYLLLENTRALNVLRGILIFVVVWLLASYFKLATVDYLLSKAATVGLFAMVVVFQPELRQLFERLGRPRGREDQQAGAVVNEIARAVEHMAERSIGALIALERRTPLGEYAASGVKLDAMISAPFLEAIFARNAPLHDGGVIVKDGRVVAAGCVFPLQNQQDGVYKRYGTRHRSALGLSEGTDAVVIVVSEERGSIRLAQNGRLSQDLNANELRDKLRALLYEVKS; translated from the coding sequence ATGTTCAGCTGGCTGACAGGCGCTAAAGACCTACTCGACATCCTGCTGGTCGCCACCCTGATTTATCAAGGCTACCTGCTGCTGGAAAACACCCGGGCACTCAACGTGCTCAGGGGCATCCTGATTTTCGTGGTGGTGTGGTTGCTGGCCAGCTATTTCAAACTGGCCACCGTGGATTATTTGCTGTCCAAAGCCGCCACAGTCGGTCTTTTTGCCATGGTGGTGGTGTTCCAGCCTGAACTCCGGCAGCTTTTCGAACGCCTGGGTCGCCCCAGAGGCCGCGAAGACCAGCAGGCAGGAGCTGTGGTCAACGAAATTGCCCGTGCTGTAGAGCACATGGCTGAACGCAGCATCGGTGCCCTGATTGCCCTGGAAAGGCGCACCCCTCTGGGAGAGTATGCCGCCTCCGGGGTCAAGCTGGATGCCATGATCAGCGCCCCTTTTCTGGAAGCCATCTTCGCCAGAAATGCCCCCCTGCACGATGGTGGAGTGATCGTCAAAGACGGGCGGGTGGTGGCCGCAGGATGTGTATTCCCCCTGCAAAACCAGCAAGATGGCGTCTACAAACGCTATGGCACCCGTCACCGCAGCGCCCTGGGCCTCTCTGAAGGCACCGATGCCGTGGTGATTGTGGTCTCCGAAGAAAGGGGCAGCATCCGGCTGGCCCAGAACGGACGCCTCTCCCAGGACCTCAACGCCAACGAGCTGCGCGACAAACTGCGTGCCCTGCTCTACGAGGTCAAGTCATGA
- a CDS encoding AAA family ATPase, whose translation MTILFIGPIRAGKTTLARLLAAALHRDHVSLDDTRWTHYPAAGYDEAKARKLIEQQDFLALARYWHAFDLDNIQKTLAAHPETIVDFGGGHTLFFTPEEAAILRQVLEPHQVVLVLPTSDQGQNSQILRERVNAQGEHPEAIHHLNDLMLDNPLNFELADHVLYTEDQTPEQSVQTLLHGLN comes from the coding sequence ATGACAATCCTTTTCATCGGGCCGATCCGGGCAGGCAAAACCACGCTGGCCAGATTGCTGGCAGCAGCCCTGCACAGAGACCATGTTTCCCTGGACGACACCCGCTGGACCCATTACCCTGCAGCAGGGTACGACGAGGCAAAAGCCAGGAAACTGATCGAGCAGCAGGATTTTCTGGCCCTGGCCCGGTACTGGCATGCATTTGATCTGGACAACATCCAGAAAACTTTAGCAGCGCACCCTGAAACCATTGTGGATTTTGGAGGCGGGCACACCCTGTTTTTCACCCCTGAAGAAGCTGCCATCCTGCGCCAGGTGCTGGAACCCCATCAGGTGGTGCTGGTGTTGCCCACTTCAGACCAGGGGCAAAACAGTCAGATCCTGCGGGAACGGGTCAATGCCCAGGGAGAACATCCTGAGGCCATCCATCACCTCAATGACCTGATGCTGGACAACCCTCTGAATTTTGAGCTGGCAGACCATGTGCTGTACACCGAAGACCAGACCCCAGAGCAGTCTGTCCAGACTTTGCTGCATGGGCTGAACTGA
- the mgsA gene encoding methylglyoxal synthase — METVALIAHDKKKLDLALFALRHKEILVRYSLIATGTTGSILETKAGLNVERLLSGPLGGDQQIGARLATGAVKAVIFFRDPLTAQPHEPDVSALLRLCDVYDVPLATNPATADALMLWLGELPKDA, encoded by the coding sequence ATGGAAACCGTTGCCCTGATTGCACACGACAAGAAGAAACTGGATCTGGCGCTGTTTGCACTGCGGCACAAAGAGATCCTGGTGCGTTATTCCCTGATTGCCACGGGCACCACCGGAAGCATTCTGGAAACCAAAGCAGGTCTGAATGTGGAGCGCCTGCTCTCTGGTCCTCTGGGGGGCGACCAGCAGATTGGTGCGAGGCTGGCCACGGGTGCCGTCAAAGCGGTGATTTTCTTCCGGGATCCCCTGACTGCGCAGCCCCACGAACCCGATGTGTCTGCTTTGTTGCGCCTCTGTGATGTGTACGATGTGCCGCTGGCCACCAATCCTGCCACTGCAGATGCCTTGATGTTGTGGCTGGGAGAGTTGCCCAAAGACGCCTGA